The sequence below is a genomic window from Polyangiaceae bacterium.
CTGGCACACAGTCGTTCTGTCGCCCTCGACAGAGTTCGCCAACTTCTAAGAGGGTCACGCACTCAGGGAGTTGCTCGCCTTCGCATCGACAGACGCTGTTTGCGCCGCAGTCTGAATCCCGCTGACAGGTCGTCGGAGACGCCTCAGTCCCGCCTGAAGAACAGCCGACGGCAATCAGCACAAGCGCGGCTAAAACGCGTCGCATCGTACCGAGTATCAGAGAGCCGCTTGGCGGCGACAAGCGGGGATCAGGGACCGCGCGGTCCCTCGTGAGTTCGCCGCCCGTGGTGACCAAGCACGAGACGGCGAACGGTCGAAGCCTGGCGGTGCGAATGTTAGGTGTGGGAATGGGAACCACGCTCTGACAGTGGAGCACACCGTAAGTGTTTCGACGCGGTTGCAAGCGCTTCGTCCCAATGATCGCGCGAGCTTCAAGCGGCGGAAGGCATCATGCGGCGGAAGGCGAAAGGAATCATGCGCCGAATAGGCGTTTGGCTGAACGCACCTAGATGTGAGCAAGCGTTTCCACGCGGACGCGATACGGTGCGAGTCGGATTCCGCGCACACGGTATTCGGCGCGTCACGCAATTGCCTCTAGTCATTTAAAGTGAGGCGTGGCACTTTCTACTCTTACCCCTCGTGCGCGCCTTCAGATCGAAGGCGCGCGGCGCACACGTGTAGGCGGCAGTGCGCGATAGGACCACTCGACTGGAGGCGCTGATGAAGAAGCTGGCGGTGCTGTTGGGCCTGGTGAGCTGTGGACTGATCACGAATCTCGCGTCTGCGGAGGTGCGAGATCCTCTCGGGCCTTGGGAGGTGCTGGGGCCTGACTACCAGGCTACGGATCCCCTCGATTTGGCGAGCTACGAGTGGGAGTACTTCACGATTCAGAACGAAGACGACAGCTTCGTTGGCATCATCGGCTACGTGATCGCAGATCCTCGAGGATCTGGTGAAGGCGGCATTGCTTTGGTCCCCGCAGGCGGGAACATCGCCGTCGCAGGCATGCGCCCGGGCCAATCCGCCAGCGCCGAGTTCTTGACCTACGGCTTGGCCAACACCTTCGCCTCGACCACCGAGAAGGTGATGTACGTGAGCGATCCCAGCTCCGATCACTTCGCGAACATCGAGCCTGCCCCTGGCGCCACCAGCGCCCATCCGGCGCTGGCGCTAACGGGGCGCAGTGCGGACTACGAGTGGGATCTGGTGGTGACGCCGGACTTCGAAGAGTACCTCCCGCTGAAGGAAGTCGGCCCGGACGCCGCGTTCTCGGCCGTACGGGGCGATGACGTGGGGCTCCTACCGGGGGAGAACTGGACTGTCGACGCCGTGTGGCCGCGCACCCATGTGCAGGGCACGATGGTCGAGCGTGCGACGGGACAGTTGATCCCGATCAACGCGCGCGGCTACCGCGAGAACTCCTTCGGGCGCTACCTGCTCTCCCTCGATGGTTGGGATTTCGCAGTCTTCAGCGACACCCAGAAGCGGGTGCAGACGATGTTCCAGACCTACCATCGCTCGACCACCATCGACTACTTCGACATCGCGTTTCCGGACGAAAACGGTCAACCTCGGAACGTGCGCTTCCGCCCGAGCCGTGGAGAGCTAGGTTGGTTCCATCCGAACTGGACCTTCGATGGCCGAGCCAAGCAGTGCGTGCCAGAGAAGACCTGGATGATCGCCGACAACGGCGAGTACCGCGTTGAGCTCAGTGTCGACATGAGCGCCTCCCAGAGCGTGCCCTACGCGCCGTTCCTCGACGACTCGACTATCGGCACTGCTGTGTTCTTCATCATGGAGCAGTTCCCGACGTTGAACGGTGTGGTCCGTCGCGCGGACAACGGTCAAGTCATCACCACGTTCGCGGGCAGGGCGGGGGGTGAGTTCGCCTTCCACAAGGGGCTGTTCAATAGACGCTCGGACTTCGCGTGTTGGTTGTCCTTCGCACCGGTGTATCAGCACGCCTTCCCCAACTGAGCATCCCGCGGGGAGCCGTGCAGCGCGCGCGGCTCCTCAGCGCCAGCTGGCGCGGATGTCGACGTCAAACAGCGCGTGCTCTTCGACTTCCACCTCGCGACGCAGGTCGAGGTGCTTGAGCGTACCCTCCACGACTCCGACGTGAAATGCCGTGGGGAAATTACACACATTCTCGAGTCGCAGGATACCCGACGTGCCGTTCACTTCGAGCGCCTTTCCAGTGCCGTGGCTCGCCGCAATCGCATAGCCTTTCGCCGCCAAGCGCAACAGTTGCTGTGGGTCGCGACCGACGACGCCGAACAGCACGCGGCCAATCATCTGCTCCAGAAACATCGGGAACACGCAGTGCCCTAGACGCCGCAAGCCTTCACGGAGCGAGGCATTGGGGTACAGCTCAGGACACGCTTCCACTTCGAGCTTCAGCAGATCGACGTACGGGTAGTCTTTGAAAGCGCGATACGTGGGTTCGGCCCGCGCGACTCGGTTGAGCTTGCCGGCTTTCTTCAGCTCCCGCTGCACCATTGCGAAGAACATCCCTTTGGCAGTCGCCAGCGGCGACGCCTTCTCGATGTACAGCTGAGGGTCGATTGGGGCTTCCCAATCCGGAGCGTGGAAGGTCATGAGTGAGGGGGACTCGAAGGATGCCACAGGTCGCGTTTCGAGACAGCGACCAAGCGAGGCTGCTCGTCGCGATAGGCGTGGCGACCAGCGTGCCTCCTGAAGAAGCTGCGCTGTCGAAGAAGCTGCGCTCTCCCTGCTCGAGCCCTATCGAGCTGTCTTTCCGAGGAGCGTGCGCGCGATCACCATGCGCTGGATCTCCGAGGTGCCCTCCACGATACGCAGCACCCGCAGTGAGCGGAAATAGCGCTCCGTTGGGCAGTCTTTCATCCAGCCCATGCCACCGTGGATCTGCAGCACCCGGTCGCACACACGGTTGACCATCTCCGTTGCGTAGAGTTTGCACATGGAAAGTTCCCGCGTCGGGTCTTGACCGCCTGCGTCAACGAGCCACGACGTGTGGTAGACCATGTTGCGCGCGGCGTAGATCTCCGTAGCGCTGTCCGCGAGCATCCACTGCACGCCCTGACGCGCCCCGATCGGCTGCCCGAAAGCCTGGCGCTGACCTGCGTAGTCCACTCCGAGGCTCAACAGGTAGTCCGCAACCCCGACGCAGTTCGCTGCTATCTGCAAGCGCCCGATGCCGAGGAAGGTCATTGCCGTGAGGAACGCCATGCCCTCTTGCCCGACCAGGTTCTTTGCTGGCACCTCAGCGTCCTCGAAGACGATCTCTGTTTGCCCTTCGAAGCCCGCCATCGCCCGGTGAGCGCGTCCGACCTGGTACATACCAGGCTCGACGATGAACGCGCTGATGCCGCCCTTCGCACCCTTGCTCGGATCGTTGGTGGCGAACACGACGCCCCAGTCGGCGTGCTTGCCGTTGGTGATGAAGTGCTTGGTGCCGTTGAGGATCCACTTGTCACCCCGTTTTTCCGCGCGGGTACTGATGTGCTGCGCGTCGGAGCCTGCTCCAGGCTCGCTCAACATGAAGCACGCGCTGGTCTCGCCCGCGATCAACGGGGTCAGGTAGTGTTCACGCTGCTCGGCGTTGAACATCAGGTGCATCGGAGAAGGACCTTCGGGTCCAGCGATGGCGTAGCTCGCGAGGAAGCTACCGCTCCTGCCGCACGCCTCGCGCAGCACCGATGACTGCAGGTTCGAGAAGCCGCCGCCGCCGACTTCTTCCGGCATGTGGTGCGAGTAGAAGCCGAGATCCGCCGCTTGCTTGCGCACCCGCTTGACGATCTCCGTCGGGATCCCCTGGTCCGGATCTAGCTGTTCTTTCGTCTCGAGGGGGATCAGCTCCTCCTTCACCCAGCGGGTGAAAGCATCGCGGACGGCGCGGGTCTCTTCGCTCAGCGTGAAGTCCATAGGTGTTCATAACGCGGCGGCCGAGCGGCGCATACAGGGCGCTTGCCCTTGCGCGGCCCTCGTGTGAAGCAGGGCCTGTGCGCTGGGCCTCACCCCCAAAAACCGAGAGCGAGCTAGCGGCTCGCGCTGAGGCGCTGGCGGGCCAGACGCTTGCGCAGCTTGCGGCACGTTGTGAAGTCGAGCCGCCACCGGATTTGCGTCGGCACAAGGGCTGGGTGGGGAGCTTGATGGAGGCGCTGCTCGGCGCGAGCGCGGGTTCCAAGGCGGACGCGGACTTTCCTGAGCTCGGGGTCGAGCTGAAGACGCTGCCGGTGGATCAGCGGGGGCTGCCGTGTGAGTCCACGTTCGTGACCAGCATCCCGCTGCTCGAGATTGGGGATGTGGAGTTCGAGCGGTCCCGCGTGGTGCGCAAGCTCTCTCGCGTACTCTGGGTACCCGTTCAGGGTACTCGCAGCATCCCGCTCGCTGCGCGCGTCGTCGGGACGCCGCTCTTGTGGAGCCCGAGCGAGGCGCAGCTGTCGGCGCTGCGAGATGACTGGGAAGAGCTGTGCTTGTACATCGCGCGTGGCGAGATCGAGGCCATCACCGGGCACCTCGGAAAGTTTTTGCAGGTGCGCCCCAAAGCAGCTCATGGTGGCGTGAGGCGTCTGGCTCACGACGCAGATGGCGCCCGACTGCTGGCAAACCCTAAAGGTTTCTACCTGCGTGCGCGTTTCACCGCGGAGATCCTCCGTGCCCACTACCACCTGCCCGAATCGCGGGGTCGCCAGGATTTCTGAAACCGTTGCGCCGCCGCTAGCGTAGGCACCTGCGATGAAGCTCTCTCCGGGTCAAGACGCGCCACTGTTCTTCGCAAGCACGTGGGACGATCAACCGATTGAGCTGAAGGTCCTGCGGGGCAAGCCTGTGTGGCTCGCCTTCTTTCGCTACGCCGCGTGTCCGCTGTGCAATCTCCGTGTGCACCAGATGATTCAGCGCTTCGATGCCTACCAGAGTCGCGGGCTACAAGTGCTGGCCGTGTTCCAGTCGCCCGCTGAGAAGATGGCGGAGTACGTCGGCAAGCAGGCTCCGCCGTTTCCGTTGATCGCCGACCCTGAAGAGGGATTGTACGCCCGCTATGGCTTGGGCAACTCGCTGCTCGGTTTCGCAGCACCGCGGAACCTGAAGAAGGCAATGGAGGCCGCTCGCGCCGGCTTCGTACCAGGCGTCCCGGACGGCACAGTCACTCGCTTGCCTGCGGATTTCTTGATTGATGCGGGTGGAGTGATCCGCGACGTCTACTACGCCCCAGAGATCGGCGAACACATCCCGTTTGAGCGAGTTGAAGCGTTCATCGACAGCCAGGCGCGGGCCGCAGCTGCTCAAGCCACACCCTGAGAACTGCTGGACCTGGGTTCAGTTCCCTGGGGAACTAAGCACAACGCGCTCCAGCTCGCCAGCTCGGTCGTCTCCCAGCAATCCGCGGACGAGTAGCTGAACGCCCCCAGGCTGTTCCGAAGCAAGCACGTAGTTCAGAGGGCGTTCTCCACGACGCGCTGGCGCCAGCGGGCTCGGCCTGAGCTCCAGCGCAGCCGGTCTCGGGCCGCCTCCACCGGCGGTGACGATGAACGCCTTGTCTCCGTGGGCTCCGCGCTCACCGTCCTTCAAGCCGAAGCGTTCATAGCCGTGAGCGTGACCGCTGAACCACGCTCGCGCCTTGCCATGGCTGAGGAAGCTCTTCACCAGCTCTTGCAGGCGCGGCTCTGGGTGCCCCCACGGCCCAAGAGAGTAAACCGGGTGATGGGAGAAGACGAACACCTGGTTCACACCCGGATCGGCCTCGAAGCGCTCTAGCTCACTCTCGAAGAAGCACTTCTGCTCCTCCCACCGCGCGTCGTAGAAGTCCTCCAGGTCTGTCGTCTGGTTCGATCCGCGGCGGCGCAGGCGCGGTGCGGGGAGTGGCTTGAGCCCCTTGATGCGTTGCCTTGGGGAAATGAACAGGTTGCTGTCCAGCATCACGAGCCCGATGTGCCCTAGCTGACGTGAGTAGTAGCGTTGCCCGTCCAGCCCCAGAAAGCGCGCAGCGAGCTGTTGCTCTGTCGTGCGCTCTGAGCTGAAACGCCAGTATTCGTGGTTACCCCACATTGGCAGCACCGGCGTCGTACGCGGGAGCTTCGCAAACAGCTGGTCGAAGTGTTCCCAGTCGGAGTTCGAGCCACCATCGAACACCAGATCTCCCACCAGGACGAGTGCTGCGGGATCCTTGGCGACCAGGTCAGCGATCAACTTTGGTTGCAGCTCGGAGTTGTCTTCTCGACACAGCACGACGCGTTCGAACCACGACGTCCTCTGCGTATCCCCGAGGATGGCAAGCGCTCCCTTTCGCTGCTCCAGGGCAGGTTGACCTGCCTTGAATGCTGGCACTCGCGGAGGCGCCACACCGCAGCCGAAGGCCAGCAGAGCCACGATCCAGATCGCCTTCGGCACGGCGCCTAGGCTTGCTCCTGTAGCTGCCGAACCCGATCGACTACCCGCATCAGCTGTCGCATGCACGGCTCGCAGTCTCGCCCACAACAGCTCCGCCACGCATCATCCTCGCGCAGCAAGAGCTCCTCCACGTAGCCGACGTAGAGCTCGTCCAGCATGTTTTCATGCATGGCCTGTTGGATGAGTCGCTTGAGGTCCGACATCGGGGACGCGGGGGTTTTGGGGGTGAGGGCGGGTCAGCCAGAGTATGGCAGGCAGCCGTGCTGCGCCATGAGGCAAGCTTTGCTAGATTGCCAGCGAGGCACCGCAGCGCTTGGCTAACATCGGGTACATCCAGGTCGTTCGACACTGCAACCACTTCTGTGGGTTCTGTTCCAATCCGACGACGCCGTATACCCACACCTTCGACAGCATGAAGGTGCTCGTCGACGACTTCGTGAAGCGAGGTTACTTCGGCGTCATCCTCACCGGCGGCGAGCCGACCTTGCACCCAGAGCTGCCGCGTATCTGCGAGTACGCTCGCAACAGCGGGCTCCACGTGCGCATGATCACGAACGGCTCGCGCCTGGCGGATCCAGACTTCGCTCGCCAGATGGGCGACGCGGGGTTGCAGCTCGTCCACGTCTCTGTGTACAGCGTGCGCCCTGAGGTGGAGTCGGTGTTGCGGGGCATGGACGGCACACTGCCGAAGGCGTTTGCTGCCGTGCGGAATGCGCATGAGCATGGCGTCGAGGTCAACATCAACTGCGTGATCAACCGCTTGAACGCGGACCACCTGCACGAGAACATCCAGTACTGGATCGAGAACCACCCCTATATTCGCCACTTCGTCTGGAACAACCTGGACCCTTCCATGGGGCGTGCTGAGGTGAATCAAGCACAGTTCACCCCGCGGCTGCGCGACTTCGAGGTCAGCCTCTTCAAAGCGCTACGGCTCCTGCATCGCAGCGGTCGCACATTCCGCGTGGAAAAAGTGCCACTTTGCTACATGACGGAGTTCGCCTGGGCGAGCACGGAGACTCGGAAGATCGTCAAGGGGGAGGAGCGCATCGTGCACTTCCTCGATCAGAAGCAGACCGTGCGGCAGACAGACTGGGAGCACATCTACTCGGAAGACTGCGGGCACTGCAGCCTACGCACGATCTGCGGTGGCTTGTTCGACCGCGGCAACGGCTACGACCCGGCTGAGCTGGCGCCGGTCTTCGTCGATCGCGATCAGATCGTGCTCCGCATCCTGAAGGACGAGAGCGACCCGAGTTTCCGCTTCACCAGCCTCGATGATTGGAAGCGTGACTTCGAGGCGCGCTGCGCGGAGACGCTAGCTGGCCAGCACTCCCAGCGTCCTCAGGGCCCAGAGCCCGATGAGCGCTTCCAAGATCCGAGCGCTCCCGCGGTGGGGCAGATCACGGAACAGGGGCAACGGCTCTACCAGGCGAAGCGCAAGAGCGAAGCGAAACGCGCAGAGCGCCTCGGCGTGTCCATGGAACACAGCGCCGACCGCGAAGACAAGTAGCGGAAATAGCTGGATTTCGTCGGCTAGCCCGGGAGCCGTGGTCGGATGTCGCGTTGCGTTATTCCCTACCAAGTGGTAGGGAACAGCCATCCGAGCGTTAGGACAGCTGATGGTGGCGACCCCTCACCCCCTACCCATGCGCGCGAAGATCCTGGTCGAGGCGACCCGGCTCTTCGCGAGGCACGGCTATGACGGCACGAGCCTGCAGGCGATCGCCGATGCCGTGGGGATCAAGAAACCGAGCTTGATCCATCACTTTGCCTCCAAGGACCTGCTTCGCCAAGCAGTGCTCGATGCACAGCTCGCGCACTGGAACGAGCTCTTGCCGCGTCTCGTGCTCGCGGCGGCGGCAGGCGAAGATCAGTTCGACGCGGTCACGCGGGAGATCGTGCGCTTCTTCAGCACCGACCCTGACCGCGCGCGGCTGCTCGTCCGTGAGGCGCTGGACCGGCCTGAGGACATGCAGGAGCGCTTCAGCCGCCTGGTCGTGCCCGTGGTCGGGAGCCTCGCGCAATTGATCCGGCGCGGGCGAGGCAAGGTTGTTCACGCCGACGTGGACGCGGAGGCGTACGTCTTTCATGCGATCAACCTGTTCATCAGTGGTGTCGCGTTCGCGGACAGCTTCCAGCGCCTGATGCCCGACGGAAAAAAGCGAGGACCAGCCCCGGAGCGCCTGACGCGAGAGCTGCTCAGGATCGGGAAGTCGAGCTTGATTCAACCGCGGACGCAGCAACCGAACGAACTGACTTGGTCGAGTCCTGCGCCCGTAAATGCTACTGCCTCGGGGAAACGCACGAATAAGTCCAAACCAAGAGCCTCGCGAGCGCCGAAGAGCGCCGCACGTGAAACGGAGTGAGTATGTCCAACTACTTCAAAGACAACGCCGACCTCGCGTACTACTTCGAGCGCGGAATCGACTGGGAGTCCCTGGTTCGGGTCACTGAGAACGACTTCAAGAGCCCCGACGGCTTCAAGACCACGGAAGAGGCGACGGAGTTCTACCGTCAGGTCGCCGAGATGGTCGGCGAGTTCGTCGCCGAGCAGATCCCGCCGATCGCGGCGAAGGTCGACGCTCAAGGCGTGGAGCTCGAGCACGGTGAGGCCAAGGTGCCCGCCGAGCTCGAGGCGCTGTTCAGCCAGATTGCAGATCTGGAGCTACATGGCTTGGTGACGCCGCGGGAGCTTGGCGGACAGAACGCGCCGATGTTGCTCTACTACATCAACGCCGAGCTATTTGGCCGCGGTGACACCAGCATGATGACTCACCACGGCTTTCACGCTGGAATCGCCATGGCGATGCTGGTGCTGAGCATGGTCGAAGGGACCACGGAGTTCGATCCGGAGGAAGGCGTGATCAAGAGCACGCGTTTCCAGAAGGAAATTGAGGAGATTAGCTCGGGCAAGGCCTGGGGCTGCATGGATATCACCGAACCCGACGCGGGCAGCGACATGGCCGCGCTCAAGAGCTACGCTGAGCAAGATGCCGCCGGAAACTGGTTCGTCACCGGGCAGAAGATCTTCATCACCTCGGGGCACGGCAAGTACCACTTCGTGATCGCCCGTACGGATCGGGATCCGACGACCGGCCTCGATGGGCTCGGCATGTTCCTGGTCCCGACGTACCACGAGGACGAAGCTGGCAACCGCACCCGCGTGGTGACCATCGACCGCCTGGAAGAGAAGCTTGGCCACCACGGCTCAGCCACCGCCAGCCTGAGCTTCGAGCGCGCCCCGGCACAGCTCGTTGGCAAGCCGGGGGACGGTTTCCGCTACATGCTGGTGTTGATGAACAATGCTCGCGTCGGCGTGGGCTTCGAGAGCCTCGGCCTGATGGAGGCGGCCTACCGCAAGGCCATCGCCTACGCCGAGGAGCGCAGGTCGATGGGCAAGAGCATCGACCGCCACGAGATGATCGCGGACTACCTGGACGAGATGCGCACCGACATCCAGGCGGTGCGCGCGTTGGCGATGACGGCTGGCTTTCACGAGGAGATGGGCACCAAGCTCGAGCGCGTGCTGCCCAACCTGACCCGCGACGAGCTCGAGCAGCAGCGCCTCAAGCGTGAGGCGAAGCACCACCAGCGTATCGCTCGCCGCCTGACGCCACTCTTGAAGTACATCGCCGCAGAGAAGGCCGTCGAGCACGCGCGGCGCTGCATCCAAATCCACGGCGGAAATGGCTACATCACCGAGTACGGCGCGGAGAAGCTGCTGCGGGACGCCATGGTGCTGCCAATCTATGAAGGCACGAGCCAAATCCAGAGCCTGATGGCGATGAAGGACACGCTGATGGGCATCATCAAGAGCCCCCAGGAGTTCGTGCGCCGGGTCGCCCAGGTCCGCTGGAAGGCGCTGTCGGCGCGTGACCCACTAGAGCGCCGCGTCGCGAAGCTCACTCAGCTGTCCCTTGGAGTGCAACAGCACCTACTGGCTCGCACGGCGGGTGCTAAGTTCCGCGCGCTGGTGGGCAAGCCGGTCAGCGAGTGGCCGAGCACGCTGTTCGACGGCTGGGATCCGAAGCGGGACTTCCGCTTTGCGATGCTTCACGCGGAACGCCTGTGCCGGGTGCTCGTCGACGAGGCCGTCGCCGAGATCTTGCTAAGTCAAGCCAAGCAAGATCCGGAGCGAGCCGAGGTGCTCGAGCGCTTCCTGGACCGCGCAGAGACTCGCGTGCGCTTCATGCACGACGAAGTCACGACCACCGGTGCACGCCTGATTGAGAGTCTGGAGCAGGTGGACGATCCCGCCGCGGTCGGGGCCGCGGAGTAGCGCGCGACGAGGCAGCGCTACTTGGAGGCGGGAGCCGTGGCTCCCGCTTCCTTCGTGATCCAGGCGTGCACCTGCTCGCTCAGCACCGGGAGCGGCAGGGGGCCCTCACCCAGTACCACGTCGTGGAACTCGCTGAGCTTGAACTTCGCGCCCAGCGCCTGCTCCGCCTCTTTCCGTAGGGCAAGGATGCGCAGCTGCCCCACCTTGTAGGCCAACGCCTGGCCCGGCCAGCTGATGTAGCGGTCGACTTCGTTCTCGATGTTGTTCTTTGCCAACATCGTGTTCGCAAACATGAAGTCTTCGGCTTGCTTGCGGGTCCAGCCCTTGGCGTGGAGCCCGGTGTCGACCACCAGGCGAGACGCGCGCCAGGTGTCGAAGGAGAGCATCCCGAGGCGCGAGAGATCGTCGGAGTAGAGCCCTAGTTCGGCTGCCAGCCGCTCGGAGTAGAGCCCCCAGCCTTCGACATACGCGGTGTTGTAGGCGTGCTTGCGAAACGCCGGCAGCTCCGGCAGCTCTTGAGCGATGGCGATCTGCAGGTGATGGCCCGGCACGGACTCGTGAAACGCCAGCACCTCCGCCTCATAGCGGGGGCGTGTGGGCGGGTTC
It includes:
- a CDS encoding radical SAM protein: MANIGYIQVVRHCNHFCGFCSNPTTPYTHTFDSMKVLVDDFVKRGYFGVILTGGEPTLHPELPRICEYARNSGLHVRMITNGSRLADPDFARQMGDAGLQLVHVSVYSVRPEVESVLRGMDGTLPKAFAAVRNAHEHGVEVNINCVINRLNADHLHENIQYWIENHPYIRHFVWNNLDPSMGRAEVNQAQFTPRLRDFEVSLFKALRLLHRSGRTFRVEKVPLCYMTEFAWASTETRKIVKGEERIVHFLDQKQTVRQTDWEHIYSEDCGHCSLRTICGGLFDRGNGYDPAELAPVFVDRDQIVLRILKDESDPSFRFTSLDDWKRDFEARCAETLAGQHSQRPQGPEPDERFQDPSAPAVGQITEQGQRLYQAKRKSEAKRAERLGVSMEHSADREDK
- a CDS encoding AhpC/TSA family protein, with the translated sequence MKLSPGQDAPLFFASTWDDQPIELKVLRGKPVWLAFFRYAACPLCNLRVHQMIQRFDAYQSRGLQVLAVFQSPAEKMAEYVGKQAPPFPLIADPEEGLYARYGLGNSLLGFAAPRNLKKAMEAARAGFVPGVPDGTVTRLPADFLIDAGGVIRDVYYAPEIGEHIPFERVEAFIDSQARAAAAQATP
- a CDS encoding acyl-CoA dehydrogenase family protein; its protein translation is MSNYFKDNADLAYYFERGIDWESLVRVTENDFKSPDGFKTTEEATEFYRQVAEMVGEFVAEQIPPIAAKVDAQGVELEHGEAKVPAELEALFSQIADLELHGLVTPRELGGQNAPMLLYYINAELFGRGDTSMMTHHGFHAGIAMAMLVLSMVEGTTEFDPEEGVIKSTRFQKEIEEISSGKAWGCMDITEPDAGSDMAALKSYAEQDAAGNWFVTGQKIFITSGHGKYHFVIARTDRDPTTGLDGLGMFLVPTYHEDEAGNRTRVVTIDRLEEKLGHHGSATASLSFERAPAQLVGKPGDGFRYMLVLMNNARVGVGFESLGLMEAAYRKAIAYAEERRSMGKSIDRHEMIADYLDEMRTDIQAVRALAMTAGFHEEMGTKLERVLPNLTRDELEQQRLKREAKHHQRIARRLTPLLKYIAAEKAVEHARRCIQIHGGNGYITEYGAEKLLRDAMVLPIYEGTSQIQSLMAMKDTLMGIIKSPQEFVRRVAQVRWKALSARDPLERRVAKLTQLSLGVQQHLLARTAGAKFRALVGKPVSEWPSTLFDGWDPKRDFRFAMLHAERLCRVLVDEAVAEILLSQAKQDPERAEVLERFLDRAETRVRFMHDEVTTTGARLIESLEQVDDPAAVGAAE
- a CDS encoding acyl-CoA dehydrogenase family protein — translated: MDFTLSEETRAVRDAFTRWVKEELIPLETKEQLDPDQGIPTEIVKRVRKQAADLGFYSHHMPEEVGGGGFSNLQSSVLREACGRSGSFLASYAIAGPEGPSPMHLMFNAEQREHYLTPLIAGETSACFMLSEPGAGSDAQHISTRAEKRGDKWILNGTKHFITNGKHADWGVVFATNDPSKGAKGGISAFIVEPGMYQVGRAHRAMAGFEGQTEIVFEDAEVPAKNLVGQEGMAFLTAMTFLGIGRLQIAANCVGVADYLLSLGVDYAGQRQAFGQPIGARQGVQWMLADSATEIYAARNMVYHTSWLVDAGGQDPTRELSMCKLYATEMVNRVCDRVLQIHGGMGWMKDCPTERYFRSLRVLRIVEGTSEIQRMVIARTLLGKTAR
- a CDS encoding TetR/AcrR family transcriptional regulator codes for the protein MRAKILVEATRLFARHGYDGTSLQAIADAVGIKKPSLIHHFASKDLLRQAVLDAQLAHWNELLPRLVLAAAAGEDQFDAVTREIVRFFSTDPDRARLLVREALDRPEDMQERFSRLVVPVVGSLAQLIRRGRGKVVHADVDAEAYVFHAINLFISGVAFADSFQRLMPDGKKRGPAPERLTRELLRIGKSSLIQPRTQQPNELTWSSPAPVNATASGKRTNKSKPRASRAPKSAARETE
- a CDS encoding DUF2378 family protein, whose amino-acid sequence is MTFHAPDWEAPIDPQLYIEKASPLATAKGMFFAMVQRELKKAGKLNRVARAEPTYRAFKDYPYVDLLKLEVEACPELYPNASLREGLRRLGHCVFPMFLEQMIGRVLFGVVGRDPQQLLRLAAKGYAIAASHGTGKALEVNGTSGILRLENVCNFPTAFHVGVVEGTLKHLDLRREVEVEEHALFDVDIRASWR
- the mutH gene encoding DNA mismatch repair endonuclease MutH, which produces MRWASPPKTESELAARAEALAGQTLAQLAARCEVEPPPDLRRHKGWVGSLMEALLGASAGSKADADFPELGVELKTLPVDQRGLPCESTFVTSIPLLEIGDVEFERSRVVRKLSRVLWVPVQGTRSIPLAARVVGTPLLWSPSEAQLSALRDDWEELCLYIARGEIEAITGHLGKFLQVRPKAAHGGVRRLAHDADGARLLANPKGFYLRARFTAEILRAHYHLPESRGRQDF
- a CDS encoding metallophosphoesterase, encoding MPKAIWIVALLAFGCGVAPPRVPAFKAGQPALEQRKGALAILGDTQRTSWFERVVLCREDNSELQPKLIADLVAKDPAALVLVGDLVFDGGSNSDWEHFDQLFAKLPRTTPVLPMWGNHEYWRFSSERTTEQQLAARFLGLDGQRYYSRQLGHIGLVMLDSNLFISPRQRIKGLKPLPAPRLRRRGSNQTTDLEDFYDARWEEQKCFFESELERFEADPGVNQVFVFSHHPVYSLGPWGHPEPRLQELVKSFLSHGKARAWFSGHAHGYERFGLKDGERGAHGDKAFIVTAGGGGPRPAALELRPSPLAPARRGERPLNYVLASEQPGGVQLLVRGLLGDDRAGELERVVLSSPGN